One Oncorhynchus mykiss isolate Arlee chromosome 9, USDA_OmykA_1.1, whole genome shotgun sequence genomic window, GCCATTGACCAATCACCGCTGCCCACCTGGGAGCAGAGCCTCAAACCCTGTGGTCGTAACCATAGGCCTTTTGATCTCTACATAACGACCATTCGGTGTATTGCTGTGCTACACACTGATATACTTTGGATTGTCAATCATCAGAGTATTTTCTATGTTACTTTCTATGaagcaaatgtttaaaaaaatcacGACTGCATTTTCTACTAGATAGGCTACTTGTCTAACATAGCATATCTATTAATTTGCTGTGGAAACAAACTCTAAATGTTTATCTCATATGTAACCAATATCCAGATGGCCAGTAGGAGGCAAACACATTTACTACATTTTAGACCAGGGGTGGGTAAACCTTTTGGTTTAAGGGCCACATCGGTATTTTGAAATTCAATGAAAGGCcacagatttttggggggttgtttTGTTTGTCAAAATCAATGTGGATCAGAAAAAGCACAGTTATTTGAAAATATATAGATCCGTTATAATTTTTACCTAATTTCTTTCAGCGGGTCATTGTGCTCATCCCTGAGAGAGACACGACACAATGAGTCTTTCCCTGAGTTTTGATGTTACCTCCTCCCTTCCTTCATGCATGCAGTGGTCTTGATCAGAGAACAGTCCCTGCAGCAGgggctcccctcctctccctgcctgcctctctttctccagctGCCTAGCTCAGCACCAGGTGCTCTACCCTGCTGCTGCAGCTCTGCCTGCTCTGGCTGTAGGGGGCGTCGGTGAGCAGGCACAGGGGCTCTGGCATGCTGCTGTCCACATCCACTTCCACTTCCACTGcctcatcatcctcttcctcacaGAACGGCACCCACTTCCACCAGTCCCTGTCAGAGCTCGCTTGGTCAAACATTGACACCTACTGGCTGTCTACAGGAAATGCATTGGACTTCTGATGTCCCCAAAAAAAACTCTCAACCGCACTCACAAGTATGTCTATTTTCTCCGATTTCCTCTCCGTTTGCGCAGTTTATGTTCTACATGTTGCTGTCCAACAGGTTGCTGTCGTGGAGGACTGTTTACAGGATCGCTTGTGCGCAGACTCCGTTCTCTGTTTCCTGTCCTGTCTCTTGTGCTGCGTTCTGCGCATGTCATGTGTGAGTCAAGCGGAATCGCTCACAAGCTCGTTCACACACTTCACAGCCCAGCGCACAATACAATTTATCCAAAGATGTTATGTCTCCGACAGTTTTATTCAACTCGATCTTCAAATAATATACCAATAGATATGAACCATTCATCCAGAACAGCATGTGATCACGAGGTATGTAAAGAAGCACAGTTGAATCGACTATCAAGAAGGTCAACCAATCTGCAACTGTTgagctacttagctagctaatagtCACCTATTTGTCCAAACCATGCTCTTccatataaaataaaatataattaaaaTATGATTTTATAGACAGTGTGAGTTGACTATTCTGATCCATCTTTTTGTTTGTGGCAGCAAGGTATAGAGCTCCAGATGTCTTAAGAAGATGTTAGCAGATAAGAGGACCGGAGCAGGATCTCAGCCTCATGAAACCCAGCTTGTGACACATGTCTGAGACAGACATCCTCAACACTCCCGAGTGTGGACAATATACTATCACTGGATTATCATATGTATCAGGCTAAAACTGAGCCTACTGTTGATACAACCTGTGCTTCCCCTACGGACAACAACACTGTCACAACCAGGCTCAAAAACAATGACCTCAACACAGAGAACCCCGTCACTGACACACATTTGAATCCTAACTCTGACACAGACACTATGGCTGTTCCAGGTTCAGATATGAGAGTTACCAAAGAGGCTGATCCGAATGCAGTCAAGAGACAGCGGACCAGACAGGAAGATGAGGAGTCGTGCCCGCCTTCTAGTATGCCGCTGGGCTGGGTGAGAGTAGTGAGACGGAGGAAAAGTGGGAAGACTGCAGGCAAAATGGACATCTATATAACAAGGTGATTCTGATTTTTGCTTCTTCACTAGTTACTCTCCATTCTCTCATTGCATGTAAAATATCCCTGAAGTGTGTGTATCTTACTGTCAGGGCCAGGGGCTAAGTGCATTGCAGATATCCTATGATCAATGATTCTAGTCCCCAGGGACAGAGGTTCCGGTCCAGGGCGTCTCTTCAAGCTTTCCTTCTCAGAGATGCAGGAGGGGATCTACAGATAGATGACTTTGACTTCACCAAAGCCAAGAGTGGCAGTGTAGCTGTGACTCCGCTGCCAAgccaggagagacagaggaaagttAATCAGAAACACACACGTCATACCTCAGAGGCCAATATCAATGAAGACCGGCAGAACACAGAGGAGAATATGGAAGAGGGTAGAATATTAAGCCTGCCTCCAAATAACACAAAAATAGCCAATTCCGCAAAATCCTGCAAGCAGAGGACCAGACCCAGAGACAAGAGAACGATAATAACTCATCTGAGGCCTGACATGCCTCACCTGGCAAGGGGGAATCACAGACCGGCAGCTGGGAGAGGCACAGAAACGGGCCAACCATCAGACACAAATGAAGACATCAAAGAGACACACATACAAGCCTCTGTGAGAAGGGGTGAGGATGATGAGACTCAGAGGCGTCTGAAGGTCGTGGCGGTAGTTGACGATGTCATACTGGAGAAGAGCCCCCAGAGGAGGCCGGGGCTGCTGAGAGAAAAGCTGCTCAGGCTGGCCCCGCCCACTGATCCTCAAGATGCTCTCATTGGTCGAGAAGAACAGCTTCCTGTGTCACTGTTACTTGTCCCAGTCCTTAGGGTGCAGTCTGCTTCTGAGAGCGAGGGGGAGGCTGAGTCTGAGTTTGTGGGAGTGGGGGAGACTGAGGGAGTGGAGAATATAGAGGCAGAGGTGCATGACGAAGAGCTGCCATCTCCCCAGACCACTGGAGAGCGCTGTACACCACTGAAAGATTCCCAGAGCAGTATGTATCAATTTTCTCTACTGTGCATTGTGCTATCTGAGTTATGATGCATAATGTGCATTGACTGTGATGCCTAGATAGAGAACCTCCATGGTTTCAGTGTACTGACCcaagagaataacatgtttaatGTGTGTAGTGGTGCCTGTTGTTCCTGTTCTGCCCAGAACTGTTAGGAGAGAAACGGAAGACCAGTCCTTATTTCAGCCGGAAGTCAATGAGAGATGGTAATAATTTCATAAATGGTAGAACTTAACAGAACTTGCCATTCTTGGAGAAAAATGTAAGTCAAATAAAAAATGGTTTATTTATGTCCGAAACCCCTTATGTCCACACACAGGTCTAAGCCCCCCCAGGAGGAAAGCCTTAAGGAAGTGGACCCCTCCTCGCTCTCCCTTCCACCTGGTGCAGGAGACCCTTTTCCACGACCCTTGGAAACTCCTGGTAGCCACCGTGTTCCTCAACAAAACCAGcggtgagacacacaaacacacacacacacatgcaaggctcaaacacacacatctacaaTAACAACATTGGAATTATCTCACACagtctctgttctgtgttccttttcAGGTAAAATGGCCATCCCGGTGTTGTGGCAGTTCTTTAAGCTTTACCCATCAGCGGAGGAGACCAGGGGGGCAGAGTGGAAGCCCCTGTCTGTGCTGCTGAGATCTTTGGGCCTGTATGAACTGCGAGCCAAAATCATCATCAGGTTCTCTGGTGAGTCACTGTTCCCATCTCCACCTGTGGATCCAAGAGATGATCCACTGATTTCCCTCCTAGAAAGTGAGATTTTAGTTTTAGCTGAATCGAGGAGGACGACTGGGTTGTCCTATCCTCCAAGTGTTAGTGGTGTGTTTGTTTTTGACAGCACCTGAGAAATAATGGGGATGTTATGCAGATGTTATGCATCTCTTAtagagactgactgcctgttacgcaaatgcagtatgctaaggtaagttgttagctagcattaaacttatcttataaaaaaacaatcaatcataatcactagttaactacacatggttgatgatattactagatattatctagcgtgtcctgtgttgcatataatctgactgagcatacaaatctacagtgccttgcgaaagtattcggcccccttgaactttgcgaccttttgccacatttcaggcttcaaacataaagatataaaactgtatttttttgtgaagaatcaacaacaagtgggacacaatcataaagtggaacgacatttattggatatttcaaacttttttaacaaatcaaaaactgaaaaatttggcgtgcaaaattattcagcccctttactttcagtgcagcaaactctctccagaagttcagtgaggatctctgaatgatccaatgttgacctaaatgactaatgatgataaatacaatccacctgtgtgtaatcaagtctccgtataaattcacctgcactgtgatagtctcagaggtctgctaaaagcgcagagagcatcatgaagaacaaggaacacaccaggcaggtccgagatactgttgtgaagaagtttaaagccggatttggatacaaaaagatttcccaagctttaaacatcccaaggagcactgtgcaaacgataatattgaaatggaaggagtgtcagaccactgcaaatctaccaagacctggccgtccctctaaactttcagctcatacaaggagaagactgatcagagatgcagccaagaggcccatgatcactctggatgaactgcagagatctacagctgaggtgggagactctgtccataggacaacaatcagtcgtatattgcacaaatatggcctttatggaagagtggcaagaagaaagccatttcttaaagatatccataaaaagtgttgtttaaagtttgccacaagccacatgagagacacaccaaacatgtggaagaaggtgctctggtcagatgaaaccaaaattgaactttttggcaacaatgcaacacattatgtttggcgtaaaagcaacacagctgaacacaccatccccactgtcaaacatggtggtggcagcatcatggtttgggcctgcttttcttcagcagggacagggaagatggttaaaattgatgggaagatggatggagccaaatacaggaccattctggaggaaaacctgatggagtctgcaaaagacctgagactgggacagagatttgtcttccaacaagacaatgatccaaaacataaagcaaaatctacaatggaatggttcaaaaataaacatatccaggtgttagaatggccaagtcaaagtccagacctgaatccaatcgagaatctgtggaaagaactgaaaactgctgttcacaaatgctctccatccaacctcactgagctcgagctgttttgcaaggaggaatgggaaaaaatgtcagtctctcgatgtgcaaaactgatagacataccccaagcgacttacagctgtaatcgcagcaaaaggtggcgctacaaagtattaacttaagggggctgaataattttgcacgcccaatttttcagtttttgatttgttaaaaaagtttgaaatatccaataaatgtcgttccacttcatgattgtgtcccacttgttgttgattcttcacaaaaaaatacagttttatatctttatgtttgaagcctgaaatgtggcaaaaggtcgcaaagttcaagggggccgaatactttcgcaaggcactgtaaatctaaGTACCTaaatctaagtatctgactgagcggtggtaggcagaagcaggcgcgtaaacattcattcaaacagcactttcgtgcattttgccagcagctcttcttgtgcgtcaagcattgcgctgtttatgacttcaaacctatcaactcccgagatgaggctggtgtgaccgaagtgaaatggctggctagttagcgcgcgctaatagcgtttcaaacttcactcgctctgagccttggggtggttgtttcccttgctctgcaggggtaacgctgcttcgatgtggtggctgttgtcgttgtgttgctggttcgagcccagggaggagcgaggagagggacggaggctatactgttacactggcaataataaagtgcctataagaacatccaatagtcaaaggttaatgaaatataaatggtatagagggaaatagtcctataataactacaacctaaaacttcttacctgggaatattgaagactcatgttaaaaggaaccaccagctttcatatgttctgagcaaggaactgaaacgttagctttcttacatagcacatattgcacttttacgttcttctccaacactttgtttttgcattatttaaatcaaattgaacatgtttcattatctacttgaggctaaaatgattttattgatgtattatattaagttaaaataagtgttaattcagtattgttgtcattgttacaaatacattttttttaatcggccgattaatcgatattggcttttttggtcctccaataatcggtatcggcattgaaaaatcataatcggtcgacctcaaaTCTCTTATGCAGATGAATACCTGACCAAGCAGTGGCGCTACCCTATAGAGCTGCATGGGATTGGGAAGTATGGAAATGACTCCTACAGGATCTTCTGTGTAGAGGAGTGGAGACAGGTGAGTGAGTCACAGACCCCATAGTAGGTTGTTACATACAGTTTATAGTGTATTTTCCCTTTAGCAAAGATGACAACTGTTGTTACACCAACATTTAAATAATAGATCCAGATATAGTCAACTAGAGATATtgcccttgtgtgtgtgtatttacatagGTTGAACCCCAGGACCACATGCTAAACAAGTACCATGCTTGGCTGTGGGAGAACCATGAGCGGTTGGGAATCTGAACCATGAGGAACTGCGATGTCACAACCTGTTTTATCAGTATCTAGTTCTTAAATCATTAGGCTTATAACCTGACATATCGGTATCTCTCTTGGACAACAATTGTTACTCAACATGATTCTATTAAATAAATTGTTTTATCATGTTTTAAAAGCCTAATGACTCATTTACATTGAATTGGACTTTGATGTTGTGCCTCTGGAAAAGCAACAGATAAACTGTGTCCCTTTTGTCTAGTGGAGATTGGTGTTCCTTTTTGCGTGTATTGAATCGTCTCCATCTGTCTAGCTGTGTAGCTATGCTCTGACAATAGCTCGCCCAGCCCTATTTCACATGCTAATACATTTCTTTAGGAGAGCACCAGTGCATTTAGCTACGCTAGGCTCCAGCTTTATTCTCTGTCTGCACACGAGTAACCTGATTCCCAGGGCAACCGTTGCCACCGCAAAACACCCAAGTGAGTGCATTTGTTTGTACTATTTCTATTTGAATCCAAGTCTTCATAATCATTAAAGTAAATATTTGAAAAGGAAGTAGTTTGCATGTAATTAATTTAACTTAACTGTTATGAAAAATAGCTTTACTGTTTTGACAGTGTCAGTAGTAAGAAGAGAGCTTAGTGTAAAAGTTAAGACAGAGCCTTTAGAAGTTTTTCAATGCACAAGGACCGGACTCCACTGCTGGGGAAACACAAGGCACAGCCCTGTCTACGGAATGAAACTTCGTAAGAAAACTTTGAAAACAGCTTTGAcgttttaaattgtttttaattAATGGTTTTTTATCAGTTTGAACTGTGCATGTTTGATTATTTAAACCGTTCAGTGTTTTATTCTTCTTTTCATTACCACAGCTGCTGTTTGCTTGAATTCCACAACTCTGTCTATTCCTCGATCCATACCTGTCCGCCAAAGTCGCTACCTTATGGTCACTCCCCTGACATTGCCCATCATCATCTCACCTGCCTCTGCAgcactgccagtcagccaggtgtgCATTGACTCTAAGATAAAGCAAATTCAAGTGTTATAAATATTTTGGCCTGCCGTGTGAACTTCCTATCTGGTCGGCAGTCTGTCCCCAGACTGgaccccctccatcctcctctggccCATAGACGGACCGTCAGCCTGGAGACCCCTGCTGTGCATCACCACAACCACCAGAGGGCACTGGTTATGCAGAGAAAGGAGCACAATAGGTGACTCCAGTAGTAAAACATAAACCCtgatgccagtctgtttctgcattTTCTGACACTTTGGAGAAAACTACAAATTACCGATAATATGAATGTCACATTTCTGCCAATGAATCTTTTTTCTCTGGGGCTTTGTTAGGTATCACCAGGTGTGGCGGAAGCCATTCTACGGATCCTGCACTGAAAGAGAGGAGTACAGGTAAAAGCATCCTCGTCTGAATG contains:
- the LOC110531975 gene encoding methyl-CpG-binding domain protein 4 isoform X1, coding for MYQAKTEPTVDTTCASPTDNNTVTTRLKNNDLNTENPVTDTHLNPNSDTDTMAVPGSDMRVTKEADPNAVKRQRTRQEDEESCPPSSMPLGWVRVVRRRKSGKTAGKMDIYITSPQGQRFRSRASLQAFLLRDAGGDLQIDDFDFTKAKSGSVAVTPLPSQERQRKVNQKHTRHTSEANINEDRQNTEENMEEGRILSLPPNNTKIANSAKSCKQRTRPRDKRTIITHLRPDMPHLARGNHRPAAGRGTETGQPSDTNEDIKETHIQASVRRGEDDETQRRLKVVAVVDDVILEKSPQRRPGLLREKLLRLAPPTDPQDALIGREEQLPVSLLLVPVLRVQSASESEGEAESEFVGVGETEGVENIEAEVHDEELPSPQTTGERCTPLKDSQSKLLGEKRKTSPYFSRKSMRDGLSPPRRKALRKWTPPRSPFHLVQETLFHDPWKLLVATVFLNKTSGKMAIPVLWQFFKLYPSAEETRGAEWKPLSVLLRSLGLYELRAKIIIRFSDEYLTKQWRYPIELHGIGKYGNDSYRIFCVEEWRQVEPQDHMLNKYHAWLWENHERLGI
- the LOC110531975 gene encoding methyl-CpG-binding domain protein 4 isoform X2, with the translated sequence MYQAKTEPTVDTTCASPTDNNTVTTRLKNNDLNTENPVTDTHLNPNSDTDTMAVPGSDMRVTKEADPNAVKRQRTRQEDEESCPPSSMPLGWVRVVRRRKSGKTAGKMDIYITSPQGQRFRSRASLQAFLLRDAGGDLQIDDFDFTKAKSGSVAVTPLPSQERQRKVNQKHTRHTSEANINEDRQNTEENMEEGRILSLPPNNTKIANSAKSCKQRTRPRDKRTIITHLRPDMPHLARGNHRPAAGRGTETGQPSDTNEDIKETHIQASVRRGEDDETQRRLKVVAVVDDVILEKSPQRRPGLLREKLLRLAPPTDPQDALIGREEQLPVSLLLVPVLRVQSASESEGEAESEFVGVGETEGVENIEAEVHDEELPSPQTTGERCTPLKDSQSMVPVVPVLPRTVRRETEDQSLFQPEVNERWSKPPQEESLKEVDPSSLSLPPGAGDPFPRPLETPGSHRVPQQNQR